The DNA sequence TCGTGATCTACCGGGTGCTGCTGGGTCTCGCGCTCTTCGCCCTGGTCGGCTTCGGCGTGCTGAGCGCCCACGCGGCCGAGTCGGCGGGCTGAGGCATGGGGATGGGCCGCCGGCCGAGGAGGGAGGAGTCCGGCGGCCCCTTCGCTCAGGTCTGGCGCCCCCTGAGCGGTATGGGACGAGTCAATCGCCATGCGGAGCGCCAGGGAAGGGTGTGCGGTAGATATATGCGAGCATTCGCAGCACACCGGGTGTGAATTTCCCACCCAACGCACACCCCTCCCCTCACCGGCGGTCCGGTGAAGGCGCTCACGCCGGCGGTCCGGCGACGATCTCCACCAGCTGGTCCAACGAGTCGATCCGCCAGTCCGCCATCGCCGCGTCGGCCGTATCGGCCCACAGACACCCCCACGGCCCCCGGCGGATATGCGCGGCCCGCAGCCCGGCGGCCTTCGCCGGCCGGATGTCGAGGGCCGGGTAGTCACCCACGTACACCGTCCGCCCCGGCGCGGCACCGCCGAGCTCCAGCACCCGCCGGAAGAACTCCGGATCGGGCTTGACGACCCCCCATTGGCTGGACGTGGCCACGGCGTCGACGGGCAGCTCCAGCCCGCGCAGCAGCTCACCCGCCCGCAGCGACTGGTTCCCGGCCAGCACGACCCGCACCCCCGACTCCCGCAGCGCGCCGAGCGCGGACCGCACATCCGGGTACAGATCGGTCTCGTCCAGCCACTCCCCCCGCCCGGCCGCCTCCCGCGCCCGCTGCTCGGCCTCGATGTCCACCCCCGGCCGCACCAGGCGGATCGCGTCCCCGTCGTCCCGCCCCGTCGCGACGACGGCCCCCACCAGCGTGGACAGGGTGTGCCGCGGCACACCGAGCCAGTCGGCCCAGGCGCCCCAGTAGCGGTCCTCACGGACCAGGGTCGAGCCGATGTCGAACACCACGGTCTCGATCATCGCGCGCGCCCGCGACCCCGGGCCCTCACGCCTCCGCCGGCCGCTCGCCCTCCCAGTCGGCGTAGCGGATCCGGGCGATTTCTCGCACCTCGCCGACCGTGCCCCATTCGTCCTTCCCCAGCCGGGACAGCGGCCGCAGCCTGCTGATCTCCGCATGCCCGTCGACCATCACCGCGTCGTCGATCGCGGCATGCACCACCCGCCCGAAGACCACCGTGGAGTTCCCGAACCCCGCCGTGCCGTGCACCACGCACTCCAGCGCCACCGGCGACCCCGCCACCCGGGGCGGCTTCACCCGCGCACTCGGCTCCTGCGCCACCCCCACCGCCTCGAACTCGCTCACCCCGTGCGGAAAGTCCGTCCCGGTCGCGTTGACCTGCTCGAAGAGTCCCTCGGGCGCGAGGCTCACCACGAACTCCCCGGTGTCCTCGGCGTTCCGCAGCGAATCCTTCCGCCCCACGGAGGTGAACTGCACGATCGGCGGGGCCACGGACGCGACGGTGAAGAACGAGTGCGGGGCGAGGTTCGCCGTGCCGTCCGCCGACACCGTGGACACCCAGGCGATCGGCCGCGGCACCACCACGGAGGTCAGCAGCTTGTAGAAGGAGTTCCCGGCCATGGTCTCGGGATCGAAGTCGATACGCATGCGACCCAGTATCCGCACACGCGGCGGCGCGCCCCAACGACGGGTCGCGGCGTCACCCGGCCCCCGGATTCCGCGGACGGTGCCCGGCGCCGGAAGACACGGGCGTCCGGGGCCGGACACCACCGTGTCCGCCGCGTCCCTCGGGACGACTCCGGGCCCGGCCCCCTGTGCCTACCCGCTGGACACCCCGGTCACCTGGGGGTTCCCGCCGTCCCTCCACCGCCCCGCAGACGCATGTCCCGGCGGCCGCGTCGAGAGCGCCGGCTCGACGGTACGGTCCGCCATCTCCATGTCCCCACTCCGCGTTGCCGTTGCTCAGTGTGGATCTTAATCCGGTGACGCGGGCGGCGGCTCACGGACCGGAGGCGGAGTGACCACCGTCATCGTGCGCGGCGCCGCCGTGTCCGGGCGGGCGCGCGGACCATGGCGTCCGCCCGGAGGACCTGGCCCGCGCCCCCGACCGCACAGGGCAATAGGGCAATAGGGCAATACAGCTAGGGCAAACGGCCGAACGTCGCCGCCGCCACGTGTTCTCGCGATATCCGGTCGAGCAGCACTATCGAGGCCGTTTCGGCCAGCGGTCGGGGCACGGGGACCACGGCGCCGGCCGGGTGTGCCGCGCCGGGCCCGGGTAACGCGCGCAGCAGGCGGTCGAGTCCCCGCCGGTGCCGGGCGAAGACGCGTGGCGAGGCCCACCGGGCCCGGGCCTCCTGCCCCGCGAGCGCCTCGTCCGCCCCCACGTCCAGGAGCACCACATGCAGCTCGCGGCCCCGCCGTTCGGCATACCGGGCCAGCCACCGGCGCAGCCAGGCCCTGCACCAACACCGGGGAGGTGCGGCGCATCTGACGGCACAGCCACCGGAAGTGCCTCAGCCGCGCCCAGGGCCGGTACACCCCGTACGGCAGCCACGCGGGCATGACCGCCTCACAGGCGAGGTGGGCCGCCCTGGGATCGATGGCGGGCGCGGCCTTCGACCAGCGTTCCATCACCGTGCTCTTCCCGCTTCCGGGCAGACCGGAGACGACCACCACGGCGTCGGCCGGATACGCCAGGACGGCGGGAGGGTCGGCGCGGCCGCGCAGGTCGACCACGCCTCGCGGCCGAAGGCATCGGCTCGGCCGGTGGTGTGGGGAGGCCGGCGCGTCCGGTTCGCCCGCCTTGTCGGTCGTGCTCACGGTTCCCTCTGATACCGCGGTCAGTGGCCGCTGCCTCGTGGCACAGCCGACCGGCTCGTGCGCACTGTCGACCGGCTCGTGCGCACTGTCGACCGAAGTATCCCAAGGCGACCGCGGCCGGGATCCGGCTGGTCCCACCTCATGATGTGCGGACGGCTTGGCGGCCGGGGATTCGTGTGCGCGGCCACGGAGCCCGTCCGCTCAGCGCCGCCTCGCACTGGCTGGCCGGGTGCTCGGAGAGGCATGCGGTCGCGCGCCGGGTGGCGCGGGGAGGTTACCCGGCCGTGTCCGGCGGGAGGATGTGTTACGGGCGTGGGTCATATCCATCCAACGTATTGACATATCAAATGGCTCAGATCACTCTCGATCCATGGCCGAACGTGACCTCCCGCTCTACGAGCAGATCCGCAGGGAGCTGGAGGGAAACATCCGGGACGGCCGGTGGCAGCCCGGAACCCGGGTGCCCACCGAAGCCGAACTCGGAGCCCAGTTCGGTGTTTCGCGGATCACCGTGCAGCGTGCGCTGCGCGAACTCGCGGACGCCGGGCTGGTCGTCCGGTACCGCAGGCATGGCACGTTCGTCGCGCAGACCGCCGACGAGGAGAACCTGCTCCGCTCGGCGGGCGTGCTGACCAGCGGGCCCGAGACCCACGGTGACCACCGGGTGGTCGGCGGCAGGGTGCTGCCCGCGGGCGGCGCGGCCCTGCGGCTGCCCGGCCTGGACGACAACGACGCCGTCGTACAGCTCGAACGCCACAAGCTGAGCGCCGACGGCACCCGCGTGACCAGCACGGAACTCGCCGTGCTGCCCTTCCGGTTCGCCCCCGACCTGCTCGATCAGGATCTGGTCACCATCACGAGCCATATGTACCTCCGGGACCGCGGAGTGCCGCTGCGCCGCTCGCGGCTCTACGTGGAGCCGTACGCCCTGGACGAGGAGCACGCCGAGCTCTTCGGCCTGGAACCGGGTGCCGCGGTCTTCCGCTGGCTGCGCGTCACCTGGGCGGAGAACGACGAGGTGGTCGAACACCTCGAGATGATCCTGCCGACCGGCACATCCCGCTTCTACGTGGAGACTTCGCTCCTCGGTCCGCTCCGCTGATCCGTTCGCCCCCGATCCGTTCGCCCGCTCCTCCGCTCCCGCCGTTCGCTCCCACCCCTCGGCCCCCACATCGTCTCCCCCTCCCTCCCGCCTCCTCCGGTCGCGGGAACGGCACTTCCATCCCTCATCGCAGGAGGTAGCCATGGATTCCCACCGATCAGCCCTGTCCGCCCTGTGTGCCGTGTCAAGTGCCCTCGCACTCACCGTCGCCGTCACCGGCTGCGGCTCCCCCACCGCCTCCGCCGGGGGCGGAAAGGGGGGTGCCCTGGTGGTGGCCGGCTACGGCGGCTCGTTCGAGACGGCGTTCCACGACTCGGTGCTGCCCACGTTCGAGAAGAGCTGCGGCTGCAAGGTCACCTACATCCCCGGCTCCTCCACCGACACCGTCGCCAAGCTCAAGGCGCAGCGCGCCCACCCGCAGATCGACGTGGCACTGGTCGACGACGGCCCCCAGGCGCAGGCGCAGGAGGCCGGACTGCTCGCGTCGATCGACACCAAGGTGGTGCCCGTGGACCACGTGGTGAAGATCGCCCGGATGGAAAACGACTCCGGGGTGGGCTTCGGGCTCACCGCCACCGGCATCGCCTACAACCCCGAGTGGTTCGCGGAACACGGCGTCCCCAAGCCCACCACCTGGGAGGACCTGGCGAACCCCAAGCTGAAGGACAAGGTGGTCCTGCCGTCGATCACCAACACCTACGGGGTGGGGCTGCTGGTCGGCGCGTCCCGGGCGAACGGCGGCTCGGAGCGGGACGTCGGCCCCGGCTTCACGGCGGTCAGGGAGATCGCCGGGAACGCGGTCACGTTCGACACCACCGCCGATGTGTCCAACTACTTCCTCCAGGGCCAGGCCGCCGCCTCGGTGTGGGGGGTGTCGCGGACCTCGACGCTGGCGGACAAGGACTTCCCGATCGCCTTCGTCTACCCGAAGGACGGCGCCATCGCCCTGGTGACCACGGCGAACGTGGTCAAGAAGGCACCGCATCAGGAGCTGGCCCAGAAGTTCGTCGCCCATCTGCTGGAGCCGTCCGTCCAGCGGGCGCTGGCCAAGGCGACCTATGACGGCTCGGTGGTCCGCGGCGTCAAGGAGGACCCCGCGCTGAAGAACAAGGTCGTCAGCGCCGACAAGGTGGACTCCCTGCTGAAGCTCGACTGGAAGACGATCAACAAGAACCGCGCGGCCTGGACCGACACGTGGAACAAGCGGGTGGAGAGCAAGTGAGCGCGGGAACGGGAACCGTGGGCGTGGCGGGCGCGGCCACCGGGCCGGACACCGCCGGACGGACCGGGAGCGCCCGGGGGCGGCTGGTCCTCAAGGGGATCCGCAAGTCCCTCGGTGGCAAGGAGATCGTGCGCGGTATCGACCTGACGATGGAGCCCGGGGAGTTCCTCACCCTGCTCGGGCCCTCGGGATGCGGCAAGAGCACCACACTGAACATGGTGGCGGGCCATCTGCTGCCCGACTCGGGCGCGGTGGAGGTGGACGGCCGCGACATCACCCGGCTTCCGGCGAACCG is a window from the Streptomyces luomodiensis genome containing:
- a CDS encoding HAD family hydrolase yields the protein MIETVVFDIGSTLVREDRYWGAWADWLGVPRHTLSTLVGAVVATGRDDGDAIRLVRPGVDIEAEQRAREAAGRGEWLDETDLYPDVRSALGALRESGVRVVLAGNQSLRAGELLRGLELPVDAVATSSQWGVVKPDPEFFRRVLELGGAAPGRTVYVGDYPALDIRPAKAAGLRAAHIRRGPWGCLWADTADAAMADWRIDSLDQLVEIVAGPPA
- a CDS encoding flavin reductase family protein; its protein translation is MRIDFDPETMAGNSFYKLLTSVVVPRPIAWVSTVSADGTANLAPHSFFTVASVAPPIVQFTSVGRKDSLRNAEDTGEFVVSLAPEGLFEQVNATGTDFPHGVSEFEAVGVAQEPSARVKPPRVAGSPVALECVVHGTAGFGNSTVVFGRVVHAAIDDAVMVDGHAEISRLRPLSRLGKDEWGTVGEVREIARIRYADWEGERPAEA
- a CDS encoding GntR family transcriptional regulator, which encodes MAERDLPLYEQIRRELEGNIRDGRWQPGTRVPTEAELGAQFGVSRITVQRALRELADAGLVVRYRRHGTFVAQTADEENLLRSAGVLTSGPETHGDHRVVGGRVLPAGGAALRLPGLDDNDAVVQLERHKLSADGTRVTSTELAVLPFRFAPDLLDQDLVTITSHMYLRDRGVPLRRSRLYVEPYALDEEHAELFGLEPGAAVFRWLRVTWAENDEVVEHLEMILPTGTSRFYVETSLLGPLR
- a CDS encoding ABC transporter substrate-binding protein; amino-acid sequence: MSSALALTVAVTGCGSPTASAGGGKGGALVVAGYGGSFETAFHDSVLPTFEKSCGCKVTYIPGSSTDTVAKLKAQRAHPQIDVALVDDGPQAQAQEAGLLASIDTKVVPVDHVVKIARMENDSGVGFGLTATGIAYNPEWFAEHGVPKPTTWEDLANPKLKDKVVLPSITNTYGVGLLVGASRANGGSERDVGPGFTAVREIAGNAVTFDTTADVSNYFLQGQAAASVWGVSRTSTLADKDFPIAFVYPKDGAIALVTTANVVKKAPHQELAQKFVAHLLEPSVQRALAKATYDGSVVRGVKEDPALKNKVVSADKVDSLLKLDWKTINKNRAAWTDTWNKRVESK